The proteins below come from a single Natranaerofaba carboxydovora genomic window:
- a CDS encoding PEP/pyruvate-binding domain-containing protein, whose translation MKSNEQKYVKSLEDVTKKDFLYAGGKGTNLGEMITAGLPIPEGFVVLTNAYRRFVEGNNLAEKIKGLLSDIEDLDNQEEDSFSQIERISQKIKRLFEAGKIPDDIIEDINYMYEVLGEASVAVRSSATAEDLPGTSFAGQYNTYLNIRGREQLHKSVKDCWASLWNARALSYRVKQNIKNEGLAHGVVVQKLIDAEKSGILFTANPVNGRRDQMLLNSSWGLGEAIVGGEVTPDQWVMDKKNKKILEEKIAKKEIMTIRNDKGIEFVEVTRKDQESRTLDSNEVMELLELGDKVEKYFSSPQDIEWAYRDGKFYLVQSRPITSLYPLPQPEDYDKGLRIYMNFNLYSQAMPEPFTPVGEAMFKEMFVGVSKLVNKDYKRKPVNWVKSAGGRVFLDVTEPFKYERIQERLKNNPADKDPVTIRTLIELIDKNKDELLKNKKSAMKILTGIITKMNPWVIKFCITSLYKVMYGVISPQKAVSKSYQYGENFVSSIENKKKELKTIEEKINYIANESPKELFIGLFEVVFYVSASSTYLDRAEKIMKKHLEDTSELDKVEKSVPNSVTTEMGMELLGIVKKLAEKKEEPTLDHPEVKNFLNKYGHRSSLEVDLGIPRWYEEPQYVLNLIESYIENKNYDEGLDKFQQGKKEAEEAIVNITNKIKEKGANRDAKKVEKLLRNFREMFGIRELPKFYLTKSFGILREMLMDIGEELKREGRLEDKKDIFYLRFDEITSDRDLREIVDKNKEKYQRDLQMNAPLIMTSTGESIYSGLSTEKGEEGTNYYIGLAVSPGIYEGRVKVLNRPEEGKKLKKGEILVTKGTNPAWTPLFLKIGGLVMETGGPISHGSVVAREYGVPAVAGVREATTKLQDGQLVRINGETGSVEVIEE comes from the coding sequence GTGAAAAGTAATGAACAAAAATACGTAAAGTCCTTGGAAGATGTAACAAAGAAAGACTTTCTTTACGCAGGAGGAAAAGGCACAAACCTTGGTGAGATGATTACTGCTGGGCTTCCTATCCCGGAAGGATTTGTAGTATTAACAAATGCTTATAGAAGATTTGTCGAAGGAAACAATTTAGCTGAGAAAATTAAAGGACTATTAAGTGATATAGAAGATTTGGATAACCAAGAGGAAGATAGCTTTTCTCAAATAGAAAGGATTTCACAAAAGATAAAAAGACTATTTGAAGCTGGAAAAATACCTGATGATATTATTGAAGATATAAATTATATGTATGAAGTATTAGGAGAAGCTTCTGTAGCAGTTAGATCATCAGCCACGGCAGAAGATTTGCCGGGGACTTCCTTTGCAGGCCAGTATAATACCTATCTGAATATTAGAGGTAGAGAACAACTCCATAAGTCTGTCAAAGATTGTTGGGCTTCTCTTTGGAATGCTAGGGCTCTTTCATATAGAGTAAAGCAAAACATAAAAAATGAAGGACTTGCTCACGGTGTTGTAGTGCAAAAGCTAATCGATGCAGAAAAATCAGGTATTTTGTTCACCGCAAACCCCGTAAATGGCAGACGAGATCAAATGTTATTAAATTCATCCTGGGGGCTTGGCGAAGCCATTGTAGGAGGAGAGGTAACTCCAGATCAGTGGGTTATGGACAAAAAGAACAAAAAAATCCTAGAAGAAAAAATTGCTAAAAAAGAGATAATGACTATAAGAAATGATAAAGGGATAGAGTTTGTTGAGGTGACGAGAAAAGACCAGGAATCTCGCACACTTGATTCAAATGAAGTTATGGAACTATTAGAACTTGGAGACAAAGTGGAAAAATACTTTTCTTCGCCTCAAGATATTGAATGGGCATATAGAGATGGGAAGTTTTATCTTGTCCAGTCAAGGCCAATTACTTCGCTCTATCCGCTGCCCCAACCTGAGGATTATGACAAGGGACTTCGGATATATATGAATTTCAACTTGTACTCCCAGGCTATGCCAGAACCCTTTACCCCTGTTGGAGAGGCTATGTTTAAGGAGATGTTTGTAGGTGTTTCTAAACTAGTAAACAAAGACTACAAAAGAAAACCCGTAAATTGGGTCAAGAGTGCAGGAGGAAGGGTATTTCTAGATGTAACTGAGCCTTTTAAGTACGAAAGGATACAAGAAAGGTTAAAGAACAACCCTGCAGATAAAGATCCTGTAACCATACGAACTTTAATCGAATTGATAGATAAAAATAAAGATGAGCTTCTTAAAAACAAGAAATCAGCCATGAAAATCTTGACTGGAATTATTACAAAAATGAACCCCTGGGTAATAAAGTTTTGCATAACTTCACTATACAAAGTGATGTATGGAGTTATTTCTCCCCAAAAAGCAGTATCAAAATCATATCAATATGGTGAAAACTTTGTTTCTAGCATAGAAAATAAAAAGAAAGAATTAAAAACAATTGAAGAAAAAATAAACTATATTGCTAATGAATCCCCAAAAGAATTGTTTATCGGCTTATTTGAGGTTGTCTTTTATGTTTCGGCTTCATCAACTTATCTAGACAGGGCAGAGAAAATAATGAAAAAACACCTAGAAGATACTTCAGAGCTAGACAAAGTGGAAAAATCTGTGCCTAATAGTGTTACTACCGAGATGGGGATGGAACTTTTGGGAATAGTCAAAAAATTAGCAGAGAAGAAAGAAGAACCTACTCTTGACCATCCTGAGGTCAAAAACTTTCTTAATAAATATGGTCATCGCTCTTCTCTTGAAGTTGACCTTGGTATTCCAAGATGGTATGAAGAACCTCAGTATGTCTTAAACTTAATAGAATCGTATATCGAAAACAAAAATTACGATGAAGGATTAGACAAATTCCAACAGGGCAAAAAGGAGGCAGAAGAGGCCATAGTTAATATTACTAATAAAATAAAAGAAAAAGGTGCAAATAGGGATGCCAAAAAAGTGGAAAAACTGCTTAGAAATTTCCGCGAAATGTTTGGTATCAGAGAGCTGCCAAAGTTTTACCTGACTAAATCCTTTGGAATCCTAAGAGAGATGTTGATGGATATAGGGGAGGAGTTAAAAAGAGAGGGTAGATTAGAGGATAAGAAGGATATATTTTATCTTCGCTTCGATGAGATAACATCAGATAGAGATCTTAGGGAGATAGTCGATAAAAATAAAGAAAAATATCAAAGGGATCTGCAGATGAATGCTCCCTTAATAATGACAAGTACTGGAGAAAGCATATACTCAGGCCTTAGTACAGAAAAAGGAGAAGAAGGAACAAATTATTATATCGGTTTAGCGGTTTCACCTGGAATATATGAAGGACGGGTTAAAGTATTAAATCGCCCTGAAGAGGGAAAGAAGCTCAAAAAAGGTGAAATCCTTGTAACTAAAGGCACAAATCCTGCCTGGACACCATTATTTCTTAAGATAGGTGGTTTAGTAATGGAGACAGGTGGACCTATATCCCACGGTTCTGTTGTGGCAAGGGAATACGGGGTTCCGGCAGTAGCAGGAGTGCGTGAGGCTACTACCAAACTTCAAGATGGGCAATTAGTAAGGATTAACGGAGAGACAGGAAGTGTAGAGGTGATAGAAGAATAA
- a CDS encoding MFS transporter, which produces MINMKQKNMIILFISLVVVMMGYGIAMPVLPFYIESMGGRGIHFGLLIASYGVMQLLFAPVWGNLSDKYGRKPMLLVGMMGLGLAMALFALATELWMLYAAQVMSGGLSAAMLPAAQAYAGDSTTKEDRGGAMGRIGGAIGLGVILGPGVGGLLAARSLATPFFMASCFSVLTFLIILIGLPESLSKENRSETTEIKFMQVRGLCNALFTPIGFGLIVAFIAILGQTIFSSVYGLYALARFDYGPEQVGTILMGMSVMYAISQGLVVGPLTKRFGEEKIIALALIGTSLGFGLILASVTFVTIFLAMICFILFNSLLKPSAIAFVSKNTVDNQGKAMGITESYMAIGRILGPLWGGMLFDINIFFPFLSGMVVFFVLSILTLKKLKTL; this is translated from the coding sequence GTGATTAATATGAAACAGAAAAATATGATAATCTTATTTATTAGTTTGGTAGTAGTAATGATGGGCTATGGTATCGCAATGCCGGTACTTCCATTTTATATAGAAAGCATGGGTGGGAGAGGAATTCATTTTGGGTTATTAATAGCTAGCTATGGTGTAATGCAGCTGCTCTTTGCACCTGTCTGGGGAAATTTGTCTGACAAATATGGAAGAAAACCAATGTTACTTGTTGGAATGATGGGTCTTGGTTTGGCTATGGCATTATTTGCACTGGCAACTGAGCTGTGGATGCTATATGCGGCACAAGTTATGTCTGGAGGCTTATCTGCCGCTATGCTTCCTGCAGCTCAGGCTTATGCTGGGGATAGTACTACCAAAGAAGATAGAGGAGGAGCTATGGGTAGGATAGGAGGAGCTATTGGCCTAGGTGTAATATTAGGCCCCGGGGTAGGTGGGCTTTTGGCTGCTAGGTCTTTAGCTACTCCGTTTTTTATGGCATCATGTTTTAGTGTGCTGACTTTTTTAATCATATTGATCGGACTTCCAGAATCTCTTTCGAAAGAAAACCGGTCCGAAACTACAGAAATCAAGTTTATGCAGGTAAGAGGTTTGTGCAATGCATTATTTACGCCTATAGGTTTTGGCTTGATAGTGGCATTTATCGCTATACTGGGTCAAACTATATTTTCAAGCGTATATGGCTTGTATGCTTTGGCAAGATTTGACTATGGCCCGGAGCAGGTAGGGACAATATTGATGGGAATGAGCGTTATGTATGCTATCTCTCAGGGACTAGTAGTAGGTCCTTTGACCAAAAGGTTTGGAGAAGAGAAAATAATAGCTTTAGCCTTGATTGGGACTTCTTTAGGCTTTGGGTTGATTTTGGCGTCTGTTACTTTTGTTACTATATTTCTAGCCATGATCTGTTTTATATTATTTAATTCTCTATTAAAACCTTCAGCTATAGCTTTTGTATCTAAGAACACGGTAGATAATCAGGGAAAAGCCATGGGAATCACCGAATCATACATGGCCATTGGTCGAATACTAGGGCCGTTGTGGGGTGGGATGCTCTTTGATATTAATATTTTCTTTCCTTTTTTAAGTGGGATGGTGGTATTTTTTGTTCTATCAATACTGACATTGAAAAAACTAAAAACACTTTAA
- a CDS encoding phytoene desaturase family protein, with amino-acid sequence MKKIVIIGGGIAGLSAGIFAQKNGFESIILEKHHTLGGECTGWDREGYHIDGCIHWLVGTKENTPINDLWKTVGALDSVDIHNPESFLAYEHEGVRVHFYRDLERLKSSWIEISPKDSKTIIEMCQDIEKLQSFEIPIGKPADLMNIVERIKQMMSMKDAGMIIQKYGKISLQEYAKRFKHPALRGILATFVPEGFSASMLFFALSTFTKGQASIPHGGSREFAGRMADRYLSLGGKVEKNCEVTKLEIKNNIINQITCQNGKIFEADYFIAACDAKVLYDKLLKGKYPDKDFEKRFNNPDVYPLASEIRIALGYQGTIAMDDIPRSIRFDIDPFEINQTPIEQLLMTHYGYEPNFAPKDRTVITVSINQYYNDLIKWKSLSRESEEYQQEKARIGQEVKTRIEKKFPHMQGKLKVLDVATPKTFERYCNAYMGSFMAFHSTINGKMMNHSGKIKGLNNIFLSGQWLQPPGGLPNAVITGKDTIMRITKKKKKAFVS; translated from the coding sequence ATGAAAAAAATTGTTATTATAGGCGGCGGAATTGCCGGACTTAGTGCAGGGATTTTTGCACAAAAAAACGGCTTTGAAAGCATTATCTTAGAAAAACATCATACTTTGGGCGGAGAATGCACCGGATGGGATAGAGAAGGCTATCATATAGACGGCTGTATACACTGGCTAGTCGGTACTAAAGAAAATACTCCTATCAATGACCTTTGGAAAACTGTCGGAGCTTTAGACAGCGTCGATATACACAACCCAGAAAGTTTTCTTGCTTATGAGCATGAAGGTGTTAGAGTACATTTTTATAGAGATTTAGAAAGGCTTAAGTCTAGTTGGATAGAAATATCCCCTAAAGACAGTAAAACTATTATAGAAATGTGTCAAGACATAGAGAAACTGCAATCTTTCGAAATCCCTATCGGCAAGCCAGCGGACTTAATGAATATTGTAGAAAGAATCAAGCAAATGATGTCAATGAAAGATGCGGGAATGATAATACAAAAATACGGCAAGATCAGTTTGCAAGAGTATGCTAAAAGATTTAAGCATCCTGCGCTAAGGGGAATTTTGGCTACTTTTGTACCTGAAGGCTTTAGTGCTTCTATGCTCTTTTTCGCCCTTTCGACCTTTACAAAAGGTCAGGCCTCCATCCCTCATGGTGGTTCTAGAGAATTTGCAGGGCGTATGGCAGATAGATATCTTTCACTAGGTGGAAAGGTTGAAAAAAACTGTGAGGTTACAAAACTAGAGATAAAAAACAACATTATAAACCAAATTACATGTCAAAATGGTAAAATCTTCGAAGCAGATTACTTTATAGCGGCATGCGATGCCAAAGTACTTTATGACAAACTTCTAAAAGGAAAATACCCAGACAAAGACTTTGAAAAAAGATTCAACAATCCAGACGTGTACCCTCTAGCTTCAGAAATACGTATTGCCCTTGGATATCAAGGAACTATAGCTATGGATGATATACCAAGGAGCATTAGATTTGACATAGATCCTTTTGAGATCAATCAAACCCCAATAGAGCAATTACTGATGACCCATTATGGTTATGAACCAAATTTTGCCCCCAAAGATCGTACAGTAATCACTGTTAGCATCAATCAGTACTACAACGATCTAATAAAATGGAAATCACTTTCTAGGGAATCAGAAGAATATCAACAAGAAAAGGCTCGTATAGGGCAAGAAGTTAAAACAAGAATAGAAAAAAAGTTTCCCCATATGCAGGGGAAATTAAAGGTCTTAGATGTAGCTACTCCAAAAACATTTGAACGATACTGTAATGCTTATATGGGCTCATTCATGGCATTTCACTCCACAATTAATGGGAAAATGATGAACCATTCAGGTAAGATAAAAGGACTTAATAATATATTTCTAAGCGGCCAGTGGCTACAACCACCAGGAGGTTTGCCAAATGCTGTTATTACTGGCAAAGACACCATCATGAGAATTACAAAGAAAAAGAAAAAAGCTTTTGTTAGTTGA
- a CDS encoding TetR/AcrR family transcriptional regulator, giving the protein MPPKTKVNKERIIETAFEIAKENGFSKVTARNVAKHLGCSVAPIYVNFETIDDLISEVVKRVFALSNELLATQNGENMFENIGKASLEFAREYPILFRELVIEPNQYMKSYEEFEEAMLQAMSEDKEMSSLTFEERRKLLFKMRVFQLGLSVMVANGHIPSYLDDKAVEKLLMETGEELLQVQKIKKGDS; this is encoded by the coding sequence ATGCCCCCCAAAACAAAAGTTAACAAAGAAAGAATAATAGAAACTGCCTTCGAAATCGCCAAAGAAAACGGCTTTTCAAAAGTTACAGCTAGAAATGTCGCCAAACACCTTGGATGTTCTGTTGCTCCTATCTATGTCAACTTTGAGACAATTGATGATTTAATATCTGAGGTAGTTAAGCGAGTTTTTGCCCTCTCAAATGAACTATTAGCAACACAAAATGGTGAAAATATGTTTGAGAATATAGGAAAAGCCAGCTTAGAATTTGCAAGAGAGTATCCCATCCTCTTTCGTGAGCTGGTAATAGAACCTAATCAATATATGAAGTCATACGAAGAATTTGAAGAAGCAATGCTCCAAGCAATGTCTGAAGATAAGGAAATGAGCAGTTTGACTTTTGAGGAGCGAAGAAAACTGTTATTTAAAATGCGAGTTTTTCAGCTTGGGTTATCAGTTATGGTTGCAAACGGCCATATACCATCTTATCTAGATGATAAAGCCGTAGAAAAACTTCTTATGGAAACTGGAGAAGAACTTCTTCAGGTACAAAAAATTAAAAAAGGGGATAGTTAA
- a CDS encoding PLP-dependent cysteine synthase family protein, with the protein MGVLSTIGNTPLIELVNLNDSKVRIFCKLEGNNPGGSVKDRPAYYMIKKAEESGELKKGRMILEPTSGNTGIALAMIGAAKGYTVKLVMPGCVSEERSRILEAYGAEVILSPAKESTDGAIRKAYEIIKDDPDKYFMPDQFGNENNTLAHYETTGPEIFEETGGEIDAFVAGMGTTGTLMGTGKFLKEKNPSIKIAGVEPIKGHSIQGLKNMQEAIVPKVYHPDVHDEKITVIDEEAYETARLLAVKEGIFAGMSSGAAVAGALKLADKMNDGTIVTILPDRGDRYLSTTLFRSICADCAP; encoded by the coding sequence ATGGGAGTTTTATCAACCATTGGAAACACACCACTGATTGAATTAGTTAATCTAAACGATTCCAAAGTACGGATATTCTGTAAGTTAGAAGGGAATAACCCTGGAGGCTCAGTAAAAGACCGTCCAGCTTATTATATGATAAAAAAAGCTGAAGAATCAGGTGAACTTAAAAAAGGCAGGATGATTTTGGAACCCACTTCAGGCAATACAGGAATAGCCCTTGCTATGATTGGAGCTGCCAAAGGATACACAGTAAAGTTAGTTATGCCGGGGTGTGTTAGTGAGGAAAGAAGCCGAATTCTAGAAGCCTATGGAGCAGAAGTAATTCTTTCCCCTGCTAAAGAGAGCACAGATGGCGCCATTAGAAAAGCTTATGAAATAATAAAAGATGATCCTGATAAGTACTTCATGCCTGATCAGTTTGGCAATGAAAATAATACTCTAGCTCATTATGAAACCACTGGACCTGAAATATTTGAAGAAACTGGTGGCGAAATTGATGCTTTTGTAGCTGGCATGGGAACAACAGGGACATTAATGGGTACGGGCAAATTTCTAAAAGAAAAAAATCCAAGTATCAAAATAGCTGGAGTAGAACCTATTAAAGGTCACTCCATTCAAGGATTAAAAAATATGCAAGAAGCTATAGTCCCAAAAGTTTATCATCCTGATGTCCATGATGAAAAAATAACCGTAATAGATGAAGAAGCCTATGAAACTGCCAGACTTCTAGCAGTAAAAGAAGGAATCTTTGCAGGGATGTCTAGTGGAGCAGCTGTTGCTGGTGCTCTAAAGTTGGCTGATAAGATGAATGATGGGACCATTGTCACTATTCTTCCAGACAGAGGAGATCGCTATCTAAGTACTACGCTGTTTCGCTCAATATGCGCAGATTGCGCTCCTTAA
- a CDS encoding response regulator transcription factor, with protein sequence MRIIIVDDHPLYLEALEHLLQNDFEIVSKVNDGLKAVVAAREKAPDIILMDINIPGLDGIEATKKIKAEMPEIKIVILTSFKEKEMLFRSIKAGAAGYLLKNLDGKEIISNLKTLSKGINPFSPGMVEFILQEFQENYDEGTNVINKELLSKLNDKQIKVIEHLARGLNYREIGENLYISERTVKYHMENIKNRLNLKTQEQVIAWAWEQGISKV encoded by the coding sequence ATGAGGATAATTATAGTCGATGATCACCCCCTGTATTTAGAAGCATTAGAACATCTACTCCAAAACGATTTTGAAATAGTTAGCAAGGTAAATGATGGGCTAAAGGCTGTTGTGGCTGCACGCGAAAAAGCCCCAGATATTATATTGATGGATATTAATATTCCTGGATTAGATGGTATTGAGGCAACAAAAAAGATTAAGGCAGAAATGCCTGAGATAAAAATAGTAATACTGACAAGCTTCAAAGAAAAGGAAATGCTATTTCGATCTATTAAGGCCGGGGCGGCAGGTTACTTATTAAAAAATTTAGACGGCAAAGAAATAATTTCAAACCTTAAAACATTAAGTAAAGGGATAAATCCTTTTTCCCCGGGCATGGTAGAGTTTATATTGCAGGAATTTCAAGAGAATTATGATGAAGGCACTAATGTTATTAATAAGGAGTTGTTGAGCAAACTGAACGATAAACAGATAAAAGTAATTGAACATTTAGCACGGGGTCTTAATTATCGTGAGATTGGAGAAAACCTTTATATTAGTGAAAGAACAGTTAAGTATCACATGGAAAATATAAAAAATAGGCTAAACCTAAAAACTCAGGAACAGGTGATTGCTTGGGCCTGGGAACAGGGTATTTCTAAAGTTTAA